GCAGATCTTACCCCGGATATACACCCTCAGACTCCGTTACCGCCAACCCCAGAGCCTTCACCCCCTCGAAGAAAGGTTTTAGGACCAACGATGATGATTAAACTCGCGCCACCAGCGGATGACCACTCTTACCACCGGTATGATGTACTGGGGACCGAAGCTGAGCCTAGTAGCGTTCACTCCGGCGAGTCGTCTGGAAGTACTAGCACAACTCCTCGGCGATTGCCCACACTGTCCATAGACATTGAATCTTTCGATTCATCTCCTTCGCATCGCAcgccttctccaaagcTTGGCACGTCAAGTGGAACACCCTCACAGGCCAGAGTAaagtcatcttcatctacTGATCCCAAACCGCCCAGACCGAAATCGATGGGACCACCACCGCGCCCTAGACGAAGTCAAACAGCTTATCCTCACGGGCCTGTATCTGTCCGTATGGCCGAAAGCCGGAGTGCTGATTCCCGAGAAAGGAAGCTCAGAGCGACCAGTGTCCTTAGAGCAAGCTCTTATAGCCAAGTAAGGTCGGGGTCACCTGGTCCTTCCCGAGCATTTTCAGATGCCGGATCTGGATCTGTCACCCCAAGAGCATTTAGTGCAAGTGATTTGGCGCTACCAGATCTTGGAGGGCCTGACGGTTTGGAGGCGAAAGTTGTATTGCTTGGGTCACAAGGCGTGGGCAAAACGTCACTGATTTTGAGATACACCACTCGCACATTCTCTGTTACTCCCGCACCCGCCACAATCggctcttctctccataCCCGCAAGCTTGTGCACTCTGGTGTAAGGGTCAAACTTCAAATTTGGGACACTGCTGGGCAAGAACGCTTTCGTTCTATGGCCCCCATCTATTACAGAGGAGCACACGTATGTGTGTTGGTTTACGACATCTCTGACAAACAGAGTTTCGAAGATGTTCGAAGCTGGCTTGAGGAGTTGGGAAGAAGTGTACCAAAAGAGACCGTCATCTTTGTGGCTGGAGCAAAGATTGACTTAAACGATaggagggaggtggagTGAGTATGGTTGTGATTCTTGGCGAAACGAACTGACGAGACATAGGTTCGATTTTGCCAAAGAGATGATTAGGTCCTGGATCAGCCCGCcgtctccaccaccacccgtCCTTACGCCGATGACTTCACCGCCACAAAGAAGTCTTTTCCGCTCTTCAACCTCTACTTCTCGTATTGATTCCCCCTCACCAACCCCGACCATTTCCCGCGCGCCGTCCACCCGGATTCATTCTTATAGCTCTCACATTACCGAACCTACTCTTCGCTCAGCGCCTAtcagttcttcttccaggCATTCTGCTGATTCACCACGCCCACTGGCGTCTGTGCCCTTCCCCAGTCCGAAAGACATCCCAGTTTCTCCAGAAAAAAGCAAAGCGAAGGAGATTGCAAATGAAAAACGATCAAGAAGACACAGTGCAAAACCTTTTCCTGTTAAGGTCACTAACTCTGCATCTACCAGTCTTGCTACCTCTCCTTCGCGGCTAGAGTTCCCCACATTGCAGTCACCAACTGGTCCGACTTCGGCGACTTTTACTGAGCCTGTCGGCCCTTTATTAGCTTCTCCGACCTCTTCACCTGGTCATCGTTCATCCGGGGGTAGATTTTCTATCTCAGGCATATCTGAGGTGTTGGGTTTGAACCGGACAGTCAGCATGAGTGGTGCCATATCTAGCTTACATCAGCTCACAGAAGCACCCTCCCCTCCGCCACTTCAGACTTCGTCACCTGGGTCGTCGTCTTTCAATCCCCCTCAACTTCCCTCCTCACCACGAACTAGGGTTGAAAGCAGccccctctttccttcataTGGTTCCGATCGTAACGCTCGTCGGAAATCTGACGAATGGTCCAGAGGTGGGTGGAAAATGGGCGAAGGACCTGGTGTGGCAGAGGCTCTTGGTGAATTTGGGGCAGGagtgaaaaggagagagtCCGAAGAACTTTTGGGGGGTACCAATAGGTCTTTGCCGGTCCTTGGAAATCCATCTTATAAGGTAAATCAGGTCAGAAGTAGAGCTGGAAGCCTGGGAAGGGATCCCAGATTGATAGGGGaattggaagaagtggaggacGAATGGGGCGTTCAAGTGGAGAATGTCAGATTGGGAGAGTGCAGTGCTCTCACAGGTGAAGGTAAGTCAGCTCGTCTTGTTTATCTGGAGCCGGTACTGATTTGTCAACTCAGGCGTGGAAAAACTATTTAAAGCCATCTCGTCAATCCTCGTGGAACGGAAAGACAAGAttgagagggagagagtgCTGAGACACAAGGACAGTGTTATCCTCGTTGATCCTTCAACAAACCCCAGGGGTttggacaaggagaagaagtctgGGTGTTGCGTATAAGCATACCCTGTCCTTTGAGTCAGATCATTTAAACACGAACCGAATTCGACCGATTTGTACGACGATTTAACGAACTTACGACTTGATGAACATGACGTCTCCTGAGCCTCTTTTTGACTTTCTCATTTTGATCCCATATGCTAGCTTGACTATGTGTGACTGTACTTTAGCTCATAGCCTTTCACTTTTCCTCTCACGGTTCCGTTTAGGGTAGGTCAACAATTATAAGTATTCATCTCCTGTAGTTTCTTTATTTTCCTTGTTCAAGCGATTATTGTGATGTTTGACCCGGATATGTGTAATGTCTTTGAGAACAACGGCTGTGCCGTATGCATGATTTATTCAGCTTACTTGCTATCATAACGAAGCTTGGTTTAAATGGAATCAAAATACCGCGgaataattaattattgTTATTACTCGTAGTCTTAAGCTTCTTATCCATCCATCTACGGTTCCACTTTATTATACTTGACGTAGGACGGTAAAATGATCTCATTTACAGTGTCTCTGCACTGAAGGTAGAGTTATCATCTACATGATGTTTATTGGAAGGATTTACATCCCTACCTAATAGAATGTATCTTTAACTCTGACATTTACCGCGCCTATACCAAACCACATCTATGATTAAGAAAAATATTACGTAACCATTAATGATTACCGACTACATAATAAATTACAAGAGAGTATtctcagcaacagcaaATCCGAGCGCCGGTGAACCAACCACGCAGCAGAGGAGTCTCGAGTTTCAAGTAGCTTCAAGGATTATCTGTAGTTTTTTTATCCATTTTATATTTCAACACCCCATTTCAATCCAAAAACACGCATTCGAGCCGTCAAGGGGCTAGTAACTTTACAAGCTGTCATCCATCCGTCTGCGTCCAAAAATGGCGTCTCCGCTTTTGCCTCTTTCGGGATCATcacacccttcttcaaccggTGGTGATTCTCGAAGATGGGATCTTTCGGGCGGTGCAGGGTTTGGAGGCTCAAGAAATATGGGTCTAGGCATAGAGATGGATACTGGACTGGGaacaggaagaggaggattgTCTACGCAGTTGAAGAGATTAACGAAATTCAGGAGCATGGTACGTTTCCAGACATCCAGAAAATGGGCTGCGGTTGGGCTGACGATGAAGGCATTATGCAGGACTTTGAGCTGGCTTTTTGGCAACTGACATATTTGGTCGTTGCCCCTAGAAGAGTGTATAAACAGACATACCATCAGTGAGTGTTCGTCCTACTATAAGACTATCGGAGCTTGACGGAGCACGTTCGTATAATAGCAAGCAAACGAAGAATCAGTGGGCGCGAGACGAGTGAGTGGATGAGGAGCAACACGCTCACCGGAAACAATGCTGACTTGTAATTAGCCCAGCAATGCTCATCCTGATAGCAGGATGCTTAGCAGGTATAACACCCCGCTGATCGGTTATCTGACATTGTGGTGCTGACCCTTGAACGCAGCTGCCGGTGTCGCTTGGTCACTCGTATACCGCCTCCCTTTCTCAAACCTCATAaccttgcctcttctcatGATCTTTCGagatttccttctttcttcgctCGCCGTCGCGACAATCCTCTACTTCCTCTCTaaccgcctcctcctcgcgcCCTCTGTTCCCCATGCTTCAGCATCAGATAACAGGGTGGAATTTGCATATGCGTTCGATGTCGCTGTGAACTCGTTCTTCCCAATGTTCTTGACTGTCTACGTTGGACTATTGCCATTGGCCGTTTTAGTCGTCCGAGACAACTGGGTGTGTCTCTGGGCCGGAAAGTAAGTATTACCAGCATGCGAACCGTATGTTATTTCGGCTAATCATACCCCTGTTAGTACACTGTTCTTGATCGCTCAAGTTCAATATGTATATGTCACCTACTTGGGTTACGCTGCACTCCCATTCGTAGCTCGCTCGCAGATCTTACTCTCTCCTCTGCTTCCTATCTTTGGCGGGTAAGTCTGATGGTCATCCAGTCTGCATTTCTACTGACGCGTCACCAAGATATCTTTTAAGTCTATTGGGATTCAACACTGCCAAGCACGCGTTGGAGCTTTACTTCCGGCAAAGCTGGAAGTGAATGGTTCAATTTGTTAGGGGGCCATATAGAAGGTTTTTGGGTATTGACGATGTAGGATCATTTTATCGCAATACGATCAAGCGCCATGCATGTTATCTTGTTTACCCCAATAGTTAGCTGTTGCAAGGTTGGGCCGCAGCCGAAGTGGCCGTGTAACGCACTGAGATCTGGACACCCGACGGATGTCCTAGAAACGTCCTCGCTGCATGGGTTCGAGGACGTCCTCAGGACATCCGACGGAGGGTTTCCATGTTTGCGGAGGTAAGTTGAACTCCGCTCTTACCCCCCCGTCAACATTGTAGATGTTCATCGACGCGTCTTTTTCGTCCTGCATGCTTGACCTTTTGTTTTCTCAAAGATCCCCGGACACATCCACTATTTGCCCTTACACACGACTATGCGATACCCCTTCACCTCCCCTCCACCTGTCACGAACTACccattctcttcatctccactcAACCCTTACACACACCCGCACTCATTTTCAAACGTTTGCCCATCAATGCctgcatcctcctcctcaccaCCCCACTCATCTCCTACGCCATGCTCAAGGCAACTGCCACATCCCGCACCTCTTTTTCGGTCGTCTCCTGTCTCGGGTAAAAGCAAGCTGTTAACGAGATTTCAGCGGTCAGCAAGGAAGTCATTACCGTCTTCCCTAACCGCTGGCCCATCAGATCTAGGGACGCGCGACACCGATCTGTTTTCGGAAGGGACAACACCTTTAGAAGGTGCCATGTGGAGGGAAAGGTTCTCCAGAcggatggaagaaagggaaagaagaagaaaggcaagAGACGCGAATTTGAATCGACGGCGCGGAATCGATGGTCTTGGTCTTAGTGGTGTTACgctggatgaggatgaggccgAGCGGAAGGCTcaggaagacgacgaagaggtATGTGTACTTACTAAATAAATTTACTTTAGTGATGCTTATGATGGTCGCAACAGATATTCAGACGGATAGTAATCTtacaaagaaaaaaggcaaaCCACGCCGCTCTCGTCtccgaagaacaagaaacAGGCGGATCAGATCCCAACCTCCCCGAGttctgggaagaagagctcgagacaatgaagaatgaagaaagagaacTCTTGAGAAAACTGGATCAACATGTCGAAGACGGCCCGTGGAATGAGCGAAGCGagatagaagaagacataTGGGCGAGGGAAGCTgcagaagctgaagaggtggaaagggaagcCGAGATGGccaagatgatggaagatttTGAGCGAAATGCCTT
This region of Cryptococcus neoformans var. neoformans B-3501A chromosome 10, whole genome shotgun sequence genomic DNA includes:
- a CDS encoding hypothetical protein (Match to ESTs gb|CF184775.1|CF184775, gb|CF184514.1|CF184514, gb|CF184508.1|CF184508; HMMPfam hit to UNC-50, UNC-50 family, score: 232.0, E(): 1e-66), which encodes MASPLLPLSGSSHPSSTGGDSRRWDLSGGAGFGGSRNMGLGIEMDTGLGTGRGGLSTQLKRLTKFRSMDFELAFWQLTYLVVAPRRVYKQTYHHKQTKNQWARDDPAMLILIAGCLAAAGVAWSLVYRLPFSNLITLPLLMIFRDFLLSSLAVATILYFLSNRLLLAPSVPHASASDNRVEFAYAFDVAVNSFFPMFLTVYVGLLPLAVLVVRDNWVCLWAGNTLFLIAQVQYVYVTYLGYAALPFVARSQILLSPLLPIFGGYLLSLLGFNTAKHALELYFRQSWK
- a CDS encoding hypothetical protein (HMMPfam hit to Ras, Ras family, score: 151.9, E(): 1.3e-42), with translation MLTPVPIFIQLRVLDFYHSYLSSSNRIISSAMSVLATPLPHRPFSDTELFTSSSGSVPAHAELPPVPPHIALPIPLPPQGTSFSTFQQRHTSSYPMPQQQTFSALGPAQPDVVPTNAIMPHAETSPSAPQGSAVGLADLTPDIHPQTPLPPTPEPSPPRRKVLGPTMMIKLAPPADDHSYHRYDVLGTEAEPSSVHSGESSGSTSTTPRRLPTLSIDIESFDSSPSHRTPSPKLGTSSGTPSQARVKSSSSTDPKPPRPKSMGPPPRPRRSQTAYPHGPVSVRMAESRSADSRERKLRATSVLRASSYSQVRSGSPGPSRAFSDAGSGSVTPRAFSASDLALPDLGGPDGLEAKVVLLGSQGVGKTSLILRYTTRTFSVTPAPATIGSSLHTRKLVHSGVRVKLQIWDTAGQERFRSMAPIYYRGAHVCVLVYDISDKQSFEDVRSWLEELGRSVPKETVIFVAGAKIDLNDRREVESWISPPSPPPPVLTPMTSPPQRSLFRSSTSTSRIDSPSPTPTISRAPSTRIHSYSSHITEPTLRSAPISSSSRHSADSPRPLASVPFPSPKDIPVSPEKSKAKEIANEKRSRRHSAKPFPVKVTNSASTSLATSPSRLEFPTLQSPTGPTSATFTEPVGPLLASPTSSPGHRSSGGRFSISGISEVLGLNRTVSMSGAISSLHQLTEAPSPPPLQTSSPGSSSFNPPQLPSSPRTRVESSPLFPSYGSDRNARRKSDEWSRGGWKMGEGPGVAEALGEFGAGVKRRESEELLGGTNRSLPVLGNPSYKVNQVRSRAGSLGRDPRLIGELEEVEDEWGVQVENVRLGECSALTGEGVEKLFKAISSILVERKDKIERERVLRHKDSVILVDPSTNPRGLDKEKKSGCCV